From Mucilaginibacter rubeus, a single genomic window includes:
- the purL gene encoding phosphoribosylformylglycinamidine synthase subunit PurL — translation MEHQELTTVETAKDLGLLPEEFARINEILGRVPNFTELSIFSVMWSEHCSYKNSITWLKTLPKDSPRMLAKAGEENAGLVDLGDGIGCAFKIESHNHPSALEPYQGAATGVGGINRDIFTMGARPIAQLNSLRFGDLSLDKTKWLVKGVVKGISHYGNAFGIPTVGGELFFDDCYNVNPLVNAMSAGIVKAGETVSATSYGVGNPVYIVGSATGKDGIHGAAFASKDITEDSVNDLPAVQVGDPFQEKLLLEATLEVIKTGAVVGMQDMGAAGIICSNSEMSAKGEHGMRIDLDKVPTRQDNMKPYEILLSESQERMLIVVHKGREKEVEDIFDKWDLNCAIIGEVTDTQRLEYFMHGEKVADVPADDLVLGGGAPVYQREYREPAYFAENQKFNIDDVAEPANLVEVAEHLVGHPNIASKRWVTDQYDSMVGVQTMTANRSCDAAVVAVKDTDKAIVLTTDCNSRYVYADPYKGTAIAVAEAARNITCAGGEPVAITNCLNFGNPYIPEVYWQFVSAIKGMGDACRKFETPVTGGNVSFYNQSADGGSVFPTPTIGMLGVMDNVDNIMTADFKQPGDMIYLIGESVNDIASSQYLASWHKITKAPAPHFDIDKEYDMQQTVKELIKHKVVESAHDVADGGLYIALLESSMPNGLGFEIASDDSIRKDAFLFGEAQGRVVVSVAPEEQERFVEVMATSEVEFTLLGTVTNGALTVDEEAFGHVTDLKMVHANILHGILGE, via the coding sequence TTGGAGCACCAGGAATTAACCACCGTTGAAACCGCTAAAGATCTGGGCCTTTTACCCGAAGAATTTGCACGTATAAATGAAATATTAGGGCGTGTGCCCAACTTTACCGAGCTTTCTATTTTTTCGGTAATGTGGAGCGAGCACTGCTCATACAAAAATTCAATTACATGGCTTAAAACTTTGCCAAAGGATAGTCCGCGGATGCTGGCTAAAGCAGGTGAAGAAAATGCCGGTCTTGTTGACCTTGGCGATGGCATTGGCTGCGCCTTCAAAATCGAATCGCACAATCACCCTTCGGCACTTGAACCATATCAGGGGGCTGCCACAGGTGTGGGCGGTATTAACCGCGATATATTTACCATGGGCGCAAGGCCTATCGCGCAGCTTAACTCCCTGCGTTTTGGCGACCTAAGCCTCGACAAAACCAAATGGTTAGTTAAAGGTGTGGTTAAAGGCATCAGCCACTATGGTAACGCTTTCGGGATCCCAACTGTTGGCGGCGAATTATTTTTTGACGATTGCTATAATGTTAACCCGCTGGTTAACGCTATGTCGGCCGGTATTGTTAAGGCCGGCGAAACCGTTTCTGCTACATCATATGGTGTGGGCAACCCGGTTTATATAGTTGGTTCGGCTACAGGTAAAGATGGTATCCACGGTGCCGCTTTTGCTTCTAAAGATATTACCGAAGATTCGGTGAACGACCTTCCTGCCGTACAGGTAGGCGACCCTTTCCAGGAAAAACTTTTACTGGAAGCTACCCTTGAGGTTATTAAAACCGGCGCCGTTGTTGGTATGCAGGATATGGGCGCTGCCGGTATCATCTGTTCAAACTCAGAAATGAGCGCCAAAGGTGAGCACGGTATGCGTATCGACCTGGATAAAGTGCCAACCCGCCAGGACAATATGAAACCTTACGAGATCCTGCTTTCTGAATCACAGGAGCGTATGCTGATCGTGGTTCATAAAGGTCGCGAAAAAGAGGTTGAAGATATTTTTGATAAATGGGACTTAAACTGCGCCATTATTGGTGAAGTTACCGATACCCAGCGTTTAGAGTACTTTATGCACGGCGAAAAGGTTGCCGACGTACCTGCCGATGACCTGGTGTTAGGTGGTGGTGCCCCGGTTTACCAACGCGAATACCGCGAGCCTGCTTACTTTGCCGAAAACCAGAAATTTAACATCGACGATGTTGCCGAGCCTGCAAACCTCGTTGAGGTTGCCGAGCATTTGGTTGGTCACCCTAATATCGCTTCAAAACGTTGGGTAACCGACCAGTACGATAGCATGGTAGGTGTGCAAACTATGACTGCCAATCGCTCATGTGATGCTGCCGTTGTTGCCGTTAAAGACACCGACAAAGCCATTGTATTAACTACCGACTGTAACTCGCGCTACGTATATGCTGACCCTTACAAAGGTACTGCCATTGCTGTTGCCGAAGCTGCACGTAACATTACCTGCGCCGGTGGCGAGCCTGTGGCCATTACCAATTGCTTAAACTTTGGTAACCCTTACATTCCTGAAGTTTACTGGCAGTTTGTAAGCGCTATTAAAGGTATGGGCGATGCTTGCCGTAAGTTTGAAACTCCTGTTACCGGTGGTAACGTAAGTTTCTATAACCAGTCTGCAGATGGTGGCTCGGTATTCCCTACGCCAACTATTGGTATGCTGGGTGTAATGGACAACGTTGATAATATTATGACTGCCGACTTTAAACAACCGGGCGACATGATCTATCTGATTGGCGAATCGGTTAATGATATCGCGTCATCACAATACCTTGCTTCATGGCATAAAATAACCAAAGCGCCTGCTCCGCATTTCGATATCGATAAAGAATACGATATGCAGCAAACTGTTAAGGAACTGATCAAACACAAAGTAGTTGAATCGGCTCATGACGTTGCTGATGGTGGTTTATACATCGCGTTGTTAGAGTCATCAATGCCTAACGGTCTTGGTTTCGAGATCGCTTCTGACGATAGTATCCGTAAAGATGCTTTCTTATTCGGCGAAGCACAAGGCAGGGTAGTAGTGAGTGTTGCCCCTGAAGAGCAGGAGCGTTTTGTTGAGGTAATGGCTACCAGCGAGGTTGAATTTACCCTGTTGGGTACCGTAACCAATGGCGCTTTAACTGTTGATGAAGAAGCCTTTGGTCATGTTACCGATCTGAAAATGGTTCACGCAAACATTCTTCACGGTATTTTAGGCGAATAA
- a CDS encoding VOC family protein, producing MLKLNRVHHIAIICSDYAKSKQFYTEVLGLKIVREVYREQRQSYKLDLEVGNLYQIELFSFPDPPARPSRPEAAGLRHLAFEVDDLDEAVAHISSFGVDVEPIRVDEFTGKRFTFFADPDGLPLELYEI from the coding sequence ATGTTAAAACTTAACCGGGTACATCATATAGCTATCATCTGTTCGGATTACGCAAAATCTAAACAGTTTTATACCGAAGTACTCGGCTTAAAAATAGTTCGCGAGGTTTATCGTGAACAACGACAATCATACAAGCTTGATCTGGAAGTGGGCAACCTCTACCAGATCGAGCTTTTCTCTTTTCCCGATCCGCCTGCACGTCCGTCGCGTCCCGAAGCGGCAGGTCTGCGTCATTTAGCTTTCGAAGTTGATGATTTGGATGAGGCCGTAGCACATATTTCATCTTTTGGTGTAGATGTGGAGCCTATTCGTGTAGATGAGTTCACCGGGAAGCGTTTCACTTTTTTTGCAGATCCGGACGGTTTGCCGTTGGAATTGTATGAGATTTAA
- a CDS encoding tRNA1(Val) (adenine(37)-N6)-methyltransferase → MFRFKQFSVDQTGCAMKINTDGVLLGAMAGESQPLSVLDIGSGTGVIALMLAQRFTDAVIDAVEIDEQAATTAKGNFSKSPFDSRLTLYANGFEQFFKDYPEKRYDLIISNPPFYIKSLQSPGIKTNLAKHAADGFFEKLISIVAMHLAEQGTSWLILPVDTADLVKNLAVHHKLHLQKIITVHSFKDDAAHREILAFGKNDVHVITNKFVIYDEPKVYTETYQEVLKDFLTIF, encoded by the coding sequence ATGTTTCGTTTTAAACAATTCAGCGTTGACCAAACCGGCTGTGCCATGAAAATAAATACCGATGGAGTATTACTTGGTGCCATGGCCGGCGAAAGCCAGCCGTTAAGTGTACTTGATATTGGTAGCGGAACAGGCGTAATAGCCCTGATGCTGGCTCAGCGCTTCACAGATGCCGTTATTGATGCAGTTGAGATTGATGAGCAGGCTGCAACGACAGCAAAAGGTAATTTCAGCAAATCGCCTTTTGACAGCAGGCTAACACTTTACGCAAACGGGTTTGAGCAATTTTTTAAAGATTATCCCGAAAAGAGATATGACCTAATTATATCAAATCCCCCGTTTTATATCAAATCCCTGCAATCACCGGGAATTAAAACAAATTTGGCCAAGCATGCTGCAGATGGCTTTTTTGAAAAGCTGATATCGATAGTAGCAATGCACCTCGCCGAGCAGGGAACCAGCTGGTTGATATTACCCGTGGATACCGCTGATTTGGTTAAGAACCTGGCGGTGCATCACAAGCTGCATCTGCAAAAAATAATTACTGTACACTCCTTTAAAGATGATGCCGCACATCGGGAAATACTTGCTTTCGGGAAAAACGATGTGCATGTGATAACTAATAAGTTTGTTATTTACGATGAACCAAAAGTATACACGGAAACATACCAGGAGGTGCTGAAAGATTTCCTGACGATATTTTAA
- a CDS encoding metallophosphoesterase family protein, whose protein sequence is MTRIGLISDTHSYLDDAVFKHFENCDEIWHAGDFGTIELADKLAAFKPLRGVYGNIDDKDVRIVYPEHLRFKCEEVEVWMTHIGGYPGRYSQNIKAEIYSNPPKLFITGHSHILKVMFDKKINCLHMNPGAAGKQGWHKVRTLLRFNIDGDKIQDLQIIELAG, encoded by the coding sequence ATGACCCGAATAGGCCTTATTTCCGATACCCACAGTTACCTCGACGATGCCGTTTTTAAACACTTTGAAAATTGCGACGAGATCTGGCACGCGGGTGATTTCGGTACCATCGAACTGGCAGATAAACTGGCAGCCTTTAAGCCCTTAAGAGGTGTTTACGGTAATATTGATGATAAGGATGTAAGAATAGTTTATCCCGAGCATTTGCGCTTTAAATGCGAAGAAGTGGAGGTATGGATGACCCACATTGGTGGCTACCCCGGTAGATACAGCCAGAATATCAAAGCCGAAATTTATAGCAATCCGCCAAAACTGTTTATCACCGGGCATTCGCATATCTTAAAAGTGATGTTCGATAAAAAGATCAATTGCCTGCACATGAACCCCGGTGCGGCCGGCAAGCAAGGCTGGCATAAAGTACGTACCCTGTTAAGGTTTAATATCGATGGTGATAAAATCCAGGACCTGCAGATTATAGAACTTGCAGGATAG
- the rnhA gene encoding ribonuclease HI translates to MIEIFTDGASSGNPGPGGYGVILRSGQHYKELSEGFRKTTNNRMELLAVIKGLEALKAPNQDVMIFSDSKYVIDAIEKRWVNGWVAKGFVGKKNKDLWMRYLEISKIHKIKFTWVRGHNGHPENERCDQLAVAAGKRPPLLIDSVFEAENARAGMM, encoded by the coding sequence ATGATCGAAATTTTTACAGACGGGGCTTCAAGTGGTAATCCGGGACCGGGTGGTTATGGTGTGATATTGCGTTCGGGACAGCATTACAAAGAGCTATCTGAAGGGTTTCGTAAAACTACCAACAACCGAATGGAACTGTTGGCAGTTATCAAAGGACTGGAGGCGTTGAAAGCCCCCAACCAGGATGTCATGATCTTTTCCGACTCTAAATATGTGATTGATGCTATCGAAAAACGCTGGGTTAACGGCTGGGTAGCAAAAGGCTTTGTGGGTAAAAAAAACAAAGACCTGTGGATGCGCTATTTAGAGATAAGCAAAATTCATAAAATTAAATTTACCTGGGTGCGCGGCCATAACGGTCACCCGGAAAATGAGCGCTGTGATCAACTGGCAGTAGCAGCAGGTAAACGTCCTCCCCTGCTTATCGACTCTGTTTTTGAGGCTGAGAATGCCAGGGCTGGAATGATGTAA
- a CDS encoding heavy metal translocating P-type ATPase, with protein MSVHKFLEKKGLHNILVDFAGEEVKFSTSDEAKLPEIKKGIENLGFKVVDDLSTHSVPFYERVENKFIFCAIFTTPLLLHMILPWHFLHQPIIQLLLCLPVFIVGCLHFGKSAISSLKGGIPNMDVLIFVGSTSAFIYSLIGTVRNLGPQYQFYETCATIITLVLLGNVFEKRSVSQTTSAVKDLIKFQQVNANRIINGSVEVINAKEVRPGDTLLVNQGDKIPVDGELLSGQGSVDEAMLTGESIPVEKQKYDKVIGGTILVNGNFHMLATSVGSNTILAQIIDLMKKAQAAKPPVQKLGDKVAAIFVPAVILIALVTLILTYFVGGAGLQHAIMNAIAVLVISCPCAMGLATPTAVMVGLGRAAKNGILVKGGDTIEAVTNTKYVVFDKTGTLTTGKFTVNEINITDGADIKHIRGMIVAIEERSNHPIAKSLVNGLKGLPQQKLILKTVKEEKGLGMRAEDVEGNHYFLGTAKASNDGHFNLSLYKNQVLMAQIAVDDQIKPEAPELITQLKQMGIIPVLLSGDKKDRCLKVANQLGIKEVHGERLPEEKLKAIDIYKQKGKTIMIGDGINDAPALTHADVGVSMNDASQVAIQSASVVLLNTDLHSVIKFLQISRHTLLTIKQNLFWAFAYNIIAIPVAAMGFLNPMVGALTMAFSDVVVIGNSLRLKIKKVGPPAP; from the coding sequence ATGTCTGTTCATAAATTCCTCGAAAAAAAGGGCTTACACAATATCCTTGTCGATTTTGCCGGCGAAGAGGTGAAATTTTCCACCAGCGATGAGGCAAAGCTGCCTGAAATAAAAAAAGGGATAGAAAATTTAGGATTTAAAGTCGTCGATGATCTCAGCACCCATTCGGTGCCGTTTTATGAGCGGGTTGAAAACAAATTTATTTTCTGCGCCATCTTTACCACTCCACTTTTGCTGCACATGATATTGCCCTGGCATTTTCTGCATCAGCCCATCATTCAGTTATTATTGTGCCTACCCGTATTTATTGTAGGATGCTTACATTTTGGCAAAAGTGCTATCAGCTCCCTTAAAGGAGGCATTCCTAATATGGATGTACTCATTTTTGTAGGTTCAACATCGGCATTTATTTATAGCCTTATCGGCACAGTACGTAACCTGGGGCCACAATACCAGTTTTATGAAACCTGTGCAACCATTATAACACTGGTGTTACTTGGCAATGTATTTGAAAAACGTTCGGTAAGTCAGACTACTTCGGCGGTAAAAGATCTGATTAAGTTTCAGCAAGTAAATGCTAACCGAATCATAAACGGCAGCGTTGAGGTAATCAATGCTAAAGAAGTACGCCCCGGGGATACACTACTGGTTAACCAGGGCGATAAAATCCCTGTTGATGGCGAGCTGCTTTCTGGTCAGGGTTCTGTTGATGAAGCTATGCTTACCGGCGAAAGCATCCCGGTTGAAAAACAAAAATATGATAAGGTTATTGGTGGCACCATTCTGGTTAATGGCAACTTCCATATGTTGGCCACTAGTGTTGGATCAAATACCATCCTGGCCCAAATCATCGACCTGATGAAAAAAGCCCAGGCGGCTAAACCACCTGTTCAAAAATTGGGAGATAAAGTTGCGGCCATATTTGTACCCGCAGTTATACTGATAGCGCTTGTTACTCTTATACTTACTTACTTCGTTGGCGGGGCCGGTCTGCAGCATGCCATAATGAACGCCATTGCCGTGCTGGTTATTTCCTGTCCGTGTGCTATGGGCCTGGCTACACCCACAGCTGTTATGGTTGGTTTAGGCAGGGCGGCCAAAAATGGCATCCTTGTTAAAGGCGGTGATACTATTGAAGCGGTTACCAACACCAAATATGTGGTATTTGACAAAACAGGCACCCTCACAACCGGGAAGTTCACAGTTAATGAAATCAATATTACGGATGGTGCCGATATCAAGCACATCAGGGGCATGATTGTGGCCATTGAGGAGCGCTCCAATCACCCGATAGCCAAATCACTTGTAAACGGCTTAAAAGGGCTACCACAGCAAAAACTCATTTTAAAAACGGTTAAAGAAGAAAAAGGGCTGGGCATGCGCGCTGAGGATGTAGAAGGGAATCATTACTTTTTAGGTACGGCAAAAGCCAGTAATGATGGGCACTTTAACCTGTCGCTTTATAAAAACCAGGTACTGATGGCACAAATTGCTGTTGATGACCAAATAAAACCTGAAGCTCCAGAGCTCATAACCCAGCTTAAACAAATGGGCATTATCCCGGTATTATTAAGCGGTGATAAAAAAGACCGATGCCTTAAAGTGGCCAATCAATTAGGTATCAAAGAAGTACATGGCGAGAGGCTTCCTGAAGAAAAGCTTAAAGCAATTGATATTTACAAGCAAAAAGGCAAAACCATAATGATAGGCGACGGCATTAATGATGCCCCTGCCCTAACCCATGCTGATGTTGGTGTATCCATGAACGATGCCAGCCAGGTTGCTATCCAATCGGCCAGTGTGGTATTGTTGAACACCGATCTGCATTCGGTGATTAAGTTTTTACAGATCAGCAGGCATACACTGCTTACCATCAAACAAAATCTTTTTTGGGCATTTGCCTATAATATTATAGCCATCCCTGTAGCTGCCATGGGCTTCCTTAACCCTATGGTTGGCGCGCTTACCATGGCATTTTCGGATGTGGTAGTGATCGGGAACTCGTTGAGGTTGAAGATTAAAAAAGTTGGCCCCCCGGCCCCCTAA
- a CDS encoding Na+/H+ antiporter, which yields MIQDHLLVVLALLFTTSMLALLSNKLNVSYPILLVLAGLVISFIPGVPVVKMDPNIIFAVFLPPLLYSAAWNTSWAEFWRLRRPIGLLAFGLVIFTATAIAFFAHWLIPDCSLALGFLLGGIISPPDAVAAASVFKDLKVPSRIVAILEGESLVNDASSLIVFRFALVAIFTGQFTFWQATGSFFSVVIMGVLIGLAIAHVVYAIHRFLPTTPSIDTALTLIAPYLMYLLAEHFHFSGVLAVVSGGLFLSFRSSDIFSYDSRLQTITVWNVAIFLLNGVVFIMIGLQLPGIIHGIEHYSLSDCIVFAVAISVLSIIVRLIWVFPSAYLPRLFSRRIVEKEGPLSWKPVFVIGWSGMRGVVSLASALAIPLTLADGTAFPHRNLILFITFAVILFTLVLQGLSLPLLLRVLKLEVIENDASQEQQIRHRLATAVIAYLDDNCSHEIEAKPLFRRVKEKYERMAEIAEKQLNGEEQTPAFIHDYRQMLLEIIEVRRGELKKMHRNKEFADHLIRARERELDLEEARTRKN from the coding sequence ATGATCCAAGACCATTTGCTTGTTGTGCTTGCTTTGTTGTTCACCACATCCATGCTGGCCTTGCTTAGTAACAAACTAAACGTGTCGTACCCGATACTGTTAGTTCTGGCGGGATTGGTGATCAGTTTTATACCGGGCGTTCCCGTTGTAAAGATGGATCCCAATATCATATTTGCGGTGTTCCTGCCGCCGTTGTTGTATTCGGCTGCATGGAACACCTCCTGGGCCGAGTTCTGGCGGCTACGCCGCCCGATTGGGTTGCTGGCTTTCGGCTTGGTGATCTTTACGGCTACGGCTATCGCTTTTTTTGCGCATTGGCTTATTCCTGATTGCTCGCTGGCGCTCGGCTTTTTACTGGGTGGTATAATTTCACCACCCGATGCTGTTGCGGCGGCCTCCGTATTTAAGGACCTGAAAGTACCCAGCCGGATCGTTGCCATATTGGAAGGGGAGAGCCTGGTTAATGATGCATCAAGTCTTATCGTTTTCCGCTTTGCGCTTGTAGCGATCTTTACCGGGCAATTTACTTTTTGGCAGGCAACGGGTAGTTTCTTTTCTGTGGTTATCATGGGCGTATTGATTGGCCTGGCGATAGCGCATGTGGTTTATGCTATCCACCGGTTTTTGCCAACCACACCAAGCATTGATACGGCGCTGACGCTTATTGCTCCGTATCTCATGTACCTTTTGGCAGAGCATTTTCATTTTTCGGGCGTACTGGCGGTTGTTAGCGGAGGTCTGTTTTTATCCTTCCGTTCATCTGATATTTTTTCTTATGACTCACGCCTGCAAACAATTACGGTATGGAATGTGGCTATCTTTTTATTAAATGGTGTGGTATTCATCATGATTGGCTTGCAATTGCCGGGTATAATTCACGGAATTGAACATTACTCTTTGTCCGATTGTATTGTTTTCGCGGTCGCGATTAGTGTGCTGTCGATAATTGTTAGGCTGATCTGGGTTTTTCCTTCGGCTTATTTACCGCGACTGTTTAGCCGCCGGATTGTAGAGAAGGAAGGGCCGCTTAGCTGGAAACCGGTGTTTGTGATTGGATGGAGCGGGATGCGGGGAGTAGTTTCGCTTGCATCGGCGCTTGCCATTCCGCTGACCCTCGCAGATGGGACTGCTTTCCCGCACCGTAACCTGATCCTGTTTATTACGTTCGCTGTTATACTATTTACGCTTGTGCTTCAGGGATTAAGCCTGCCGCTGTTACTACGAGTGTTAAAACTGGAAGTTATAGAAAACGATGCCAGCCAGGAGCAACAGATCAGGCACCGCTTAGCCACAGCAGTTATCGCTTATCTTGATGACAATTGCAGCCATGAGATTGAGGCTAAACCGCTATTTCGAAGGGTGAAAGAAAAATACGAGCGCATGGCCGAGATAGCCGAAAAGCAGTTGAATGGCGAAGAACAAACACCTGCTTTTATTCATGATTACCGGCAAATGCTACTGGAAATTATTGAGGTTAGGCGTGGCGAGTTAAAAAAGATGCACCGGAACAAGGAGTTTGCTGATCACCTGATCCGGGCAAGAGAGCGAGAATTGGATCTTGAAGAGGCGAGAACACGGAAAAATTAA
- a CDS encoding outer membrane beta-barrel family protein, producing the protein MKLKLLLAILFSIIMIPALGQKGQTLFAVSGIATDSISKQPIGYVTVNLRNNLKQLVRTAVTKTDGTFRFEKLPSGKYSLSMVSVGFSTKTLPVDLAENAKPSLNLGSIAIGEQTTQLKTVAITADKPIIKQEIDKLTYDLKSDPDSKSSSVLEMMRKVPLLSVDGDDNILLKGNSGYRIFVNGKPSSMMERDPKNILKSMPASTIQSIEVITNPSSKYDAEGLAGIINIVTNKKVSNGYNGTLNLSQVFPVGGPRLGGSFSSKQGKLEVSSYFGGNISNSPEVRSSIARLTTGSNPTNLSQNNTAEWDGKNGYAEVGISYEIDSLNLISGQFNVNGNNQDGINTQNSVLNQAGDMVQQYDLYNNNTSGGRGFNVGLNYQLGFKNNKQRLLTFSYQYYTFNNRQNAALTASNRVNYTTPDYLQHNKDESSEQTFQVDYVQPVKKLTIEMGLKAIMRDNKSDYQYLGYDEAAGDFETDSSRSNKFDNKQNVLGAYNTYSYTLQNWSFKAGARVEETLIDADFISTSSQLNKNFFDIVPSVSINKRFKSAGTINLGFSQRIQRPGIYQLNPFVDRSNPNFESSGNPNLRPAVSNSIQLSYSRTQKASLNLMLGYNYFNDLIMPVVIFDPATNITRNSFDNTGKARLFTFNGNINYPITKKWSSLFNGRIAHGRVQGIVNGQLVKNQGFMYGASLNSGYNFEQGWHVSTNVFLNGPNLSIQGTSNPYASVSFTVNKDLVKDKLSFAATVNNPFSKYRNNIRSSFGPDFTQTNINHAYFRGFTVSLNYRFGKLKEAVKKNKRGISNDDVQGAPSGN; encoded by the coding sequence ATGAAACTAAAATTGTTACTCGCTATCTTATTTTCAATCATTATGATTCCGGCACTCGGGCAAAAAGGGCAGACTTTATTTGCGGTAAGCGGAATTGCAACCGATTCGATATCGAAACAACCCATCGGTTATGTAACCGTAAACCTGCGCAATAATTTAAAACAATTGGTGCGCACGGCTGTGACCAAAACTGACGGGACATTCAGGTTTGAAAAGCTGCCATCTGGAAAATATTCCCTTTCAATGGTTAGTGTCGGTTTTAGCACAAAAACACTGCCTGTTGACTTAGCAGAAAACGCGAAGCCTTCCTTAAACTTGGGCAGTATCGCTATCGGTGAGCAAACTACGCAGCTTAAAACGGTAGCTATAACCGCCGACAAGCCTATCATTAAACAGGAGATTGATAAACTCACGTACGACTTAAAATCCGACCCCGACAGCAAAAGCAGTAGTGTTCTGGAGATGATGCGCAAAGTGCCTTTGTTAAGCGTAGATGGCGACGATAATATCCTTTTGAAGGGGAATAGCGGTTACCGCATATTTGTTAATGGTAAACCATCAAGTATGATGGAGCGCGATCCAAAAAATATCCTCAAAAGTATGCCTGCTTCAACCATTCAAAGTATTGAGGTAATTACCAATCCTTCGTCTAAGTATGATGCTGAAGGATTAGCGGGTATCATCAATATAGTGACTAATAAAAAAGTGAGCAACGGATACAATGGTACGCTAAACCTTAGCCAGGTGTTCCCGGTTGGTGGCCCCAGATTGGGCGGGTCATTTTCGTCTAAACAGGGTAAGCTGGAGGTATCGAGTTATTTTGGCGGTAATATTTCTAATTCGCCCGAAGTACGCAGTTCTATTGCCAGGCTTACCACCGGGAGTAATCCTACCAATCTTAGCCAAAATAATACTGCAGAGTGGGATGGTAAAAATGGCTATGCGGAAGTTGGGATCAGCTATGAAATAGATAGCCTTAACCTTATTTCGGGACAATTCAATGTTAATGGAAATAACCAGGACGGCATCAATACGCAAAATTCCGTTTTGAACCAAGCAGGCGATATGGTTCAGCAGTATGACCTGTATAATAACAATACCTCTGGAGGTAGGGGCTTTAATGTAGGTTTAAATTATCAATTGGGTTTTAAAAACAACAAGCAAAGGCTGCTCACATTTTCTTATCAGTATTATACATTTAACAACAGGCAGAACGCGGCGCTGACGGCATCAAACCGAGTGAATTATACCACGCCCGATTACCTGCAACACAATAAAGACGAATCTTCTGAACAGACTTTCCAGGTAGATTATGTACAACCTGTAAAGAAGTTAACTATCGAAATGGGGCTAAAAGCAATCATGCGTGATAATAAGAGCGATTATCAATACCTCGGATATGACGAAGCAGCGGGTGATTTTGAAACAGACTCATCGAGAAGTAATAAATTCGATAATAAGCAGAATGTACTGGGTGCATACAACACTTATAGCTACACTTTGCAAAACTGGAGTTTTAAGGCCGGTGCAAGGGTAGAGGAGACACTGATCGATGCTGATTTTATTTCTACTTCATCGCAGCTGAACAAAAACTTTTTTGATATAGTGCCTTCAGTAAGTATAAATAAACGGTTTAAAAGTGCCGGTACGATTAATCTCGGGTTTTCACAAAGGATACAGCGCCCGGGTATATATCAGCTAAACCCCTTTGTAGACCGCTCGAATCCAAACTTCGAATCGTCGGGAAACCCTAATCTTAGGCCGGCGGTTTCCAATAGTATCCAGTTGAGTTACAGCAGAACGCAAAAGGCTTCATTGAACCTGATGCTGGGCTACAATTATTTTAATGACCTGATCATGCCTGTTGTGATTTTTGATCCGGCCACAAATATCACCCGCAACAGTTTTGATAATACCGGCAAGGCTCGTCTTTTTACCTTCAATGGCAATATTAATTACCCCATTACCAAAAAATGGAGCTCTTTGTTTAACGGACGAATTGCGCATGGTCGAGTGCAGGGTATAGTGAATGGCCAGTTGGTAAAAAACCAGGGATTTATGTATGGGGCATCGCTGAACAGTGGCTATAATTTTGAGCAGGGTTGGCATGTTAGCACCAACGTGTTTTTAAACGGCCCTAATCTTTCTATCCAAGGCACCTCAAACCCTTATGCCAGTGTATCGTTCACTGTTAATAAGGATTTAGTGAAGGATAAACTTTCGTTCGCGGCCACAGTAAATAATCCTTTCAGCAAATACAGAAATAACATCCGGAGTTCGTTCGGTCCTGATTTTACTCAGACAAATATTAACCACGCCTATTTCAGAGGCTTTACCGTCAGCCTGAATTACCGTTTCGGTAAGCTGAAAGAAGCTGTGAAGAAAAATAAACGCGGTATCAGCAATGACGATGTTCAGGGAGCGCCTTCTGGAAATTAA